The window CTGCGACAGGCCGGCCAGCAGCTTGTGGGTCGACTGGGTCGAGAAAATCATCGACTCCTTGCAGCGCGGACGGTCTTCACCGATGGCGTGGAAGTCGCCGTAGAAGTCGTGGAAGCTGGCGTGCGGCAGCCAGGCTTCGTCAAAGTGCAGGGTGTCGACTTCGCCGTCGAGCAGGCCCTTGATCTCTTCGACGTTGTAAAGGATGCCGTCGTAGGTCGACTGCGTCAGCGTCAGGATGCGCGGCTTGGCGTCAGGATTCTTTGCCAGTGCCTCACGGGCGAACGGGTTGGCCAGGATCTTGCGGCGGATATTCTCCAGCGAGAACTCGCTCTTCGGAATCGGGCCGATGATGCCGTAGTGGTTGCGCGTCGGCATCAGGAACACCGGAATCGCGCCGGTCATCATGATCGCGTGCAGGTTCGATTTGTGGCAGTTGCGGTCGACCAGCACGATGTCGCCGGCGGCCACGGTGCTGTGCCAGACGATCTTGTTGCTGGTCGAGGTGCCGTTGGTGACGAAGAACAGGTGATCGCAGCTGAAAATGCGCGCGGCGTTGCGCTCGCTGGCCGCCACCGGGCCGGTGTGGTCCAGCAGCTGGCCCAGTTCGTCCACCGCATTGCACACGTCGGCGCGCAGCATGTTTTCACCGAAAAACTGGTGGAACATCTGGCCGACCGGGCTCTTGAGGAATGCCACGCCCCCCGAGTGTCCAGGGCAGTGCCACGAGTAGGAGCCGTCGTTGGCGTAATCGACCAGCGCGCGGAAGAACGGCGGTGCCAGCGTGTCGAGGTAGGACTTGGTCTCGCGGATGATGTGGCGGGCGACGAAATCCGGCGTGTCCTCGTGCATGTGGATGAAGCCGTGCAGCTCGCGCAGGATGTCGTTGGGGATGTGGCGTGCGGTGCGCGTTTCGCCGTACAGGTACACCGGGATGTCCGGGTTGCGGCGGCGGATTTCGGCCACGAAACCGTACAGTTTGCCCAAGGCGGCGTCGGTACTGTCCGCAGTGTGGAATTCTTCGTCATCGATCGACAGGATGAAACCGGCCGCCCGGCTTTGTTGCTGGGCGAAAGCAGTCAGATCGCCATAGCTGGTGTAGCCGATGACTTCCATGCCATGCCCCTCGATGGCGGAGGCGAGCTCGCGGATGCCGGAGCCGCTGGTGTTTTCGGAGCGGAAGTCCTCGTCAATGATGACGATGGGAAAGCGAAAGCGCATGCATGAATCCTTCATGGGCTGTTCTGCGATGGGGCGTGCCGGCCTTGAGGCAGTTTTTGTGTAGTGGAAGTCCAGGGAAAAGTCGCAGAGGGTGCCTTCTGCCAGAACGGGACCGGCGCAGTGCCGCGCGCCCTGGCGCATGGGGCCGGAAAGCCCTGGCCGGACGGCCGGGAACCTGTGCCATGCGGGCGGGCGTGATTGTAATCCTAACGTCATCGCTTGCCAGGGAAATTGCGCACTTTTGTGCCGTATCCGGCCATTTTTTTGTGAAGTTTTTCCGTGCGGGCACAGCCCGGCGGGTTTTCCTCCGATTTCTGCCCTCCATGCCCATCGGGGCTATGCCCATGTCGATTCACGGAGGCTTTGCCGATTCACTCCGTGTAAGGCCTTACTCCGTCCGTCTGTCAGTCATCCCTGACACCTTCCGCACCGTTTGACTACACCGGCAACAGTCGCCTGATTTGCGACTCGCCCCATCGTCCGGGCCGTCCGGGCGCACCGGCACCCCGCATTTGCAAATGGAGGTTATCCATGCATCTCACTCCGCGTGAGCTCGACAAGCTCATGATCTATTGCCTCGCCGAAGTGGCGCACAAGCGCAAGGCCCAGGGAATCAAGCTCAATCATCCCGAATCGGTTGCCGTGATTTCGGCGGCAGCACTGGACGGCGCCCGCGCCGGCAAAACGGTTGAGGACGTCATGAAAGATGCCGCCACGGTCCTGACCCGCGACGACGTGATGGAAGGCGTTCCGGAAATGATTCCGCTGGTGCAGGTCGAAGCCGTCTTCACCGACGGCAGCCGGCTGGTCACGGTGCATTCCCCGATCCAGTAAACCGCTCCCTGCACACCCTGCCTTCAATCTGTCTGACGGAGAGTTAGCACCATGACCCAGTACATTCCACCGGGCGGCATCGTGTTTGCCGACGGTCCCATCGAACTCAATGCCGGCCGGCCGGTTACCAGGCTGGTTGTCCGCAATACCGGCGACCGCCCGATCCAGGTCGGATCGCACTTCCATTTCTTTGAAATCAATGCCGCTCTCGAGTTTGACCGCGAACAGGCCTTTGGCAAGCGGCTCGACATTCCGGCCACCACTGCCATCCGCTTCGAACCGGGTGACGAGCGTGAGGTCGATCTGGTGCCGCTGGCCGGCAAGCGCCGTGTCTACGGCTTCAACAACCTCGTCGATGGCTGGACCGGTGGTGACGAAGCGAAAAACGTCTACCAGCCGCGCAAGGCCGAAGCCCTGCGCCGCATGGAACTGCTCGGCTTCAAGCACCGCAAGGCCTGAGGCCGGTCATACCCGGCTGACGGCCTGTGCGGGCCGTCTGCTCCATCTGATGAGGAAAGGCATACACGATGTCCACTATTTCCCGGCAGCAATATGCGGACCTGTTTGGTCCGACCACGGGTGACAAGATCCGTCTGGGTGATACCAGCCTGTTTGTTTCGATTGAAAAAGACCTGCGCACATACGGCGATGAAGCGGTTTACGGCGGCGGCAAGACCCTGCGTGACGGCATGGGGATGGACAACGAGCTGACCAGCATCGGCGGCGCGCCGGACCTGCTGATCACCAACGTCACCATCATCGACGCCGTGCTTGGCGTCATCAAGGCCGACGTCGGCATCAAGGACGGCCGCATCTGCGGCATCGGCAAGGCCGGCAATCCCTCGACCATGCCCGGCGTCACGCCGTCGCTGGCCGTCGGCCCGGCAACCGACGCCATTTCCGGCGAGCACCTGATCCTGACTGCCGGCGGCATCGATGCCCACGTGCACATGATCTCGCCGCAGCAGGCCGAAGCCGCACTGTCCAATGGCATCACCACCCTGTTCGGCGGCGGCCTCGGGCCGACCGACGGCACTAACGGCACCACCATCACTTCGGGAACCTGGAACCTCGAAATGATGATGCGCTCGTTCGATGCCCTGCCGATCAACGTCGGCCTCCTGGGGAAGGGCAACTCGTCCGGCATGAAACCGATCGTCGAGCAGATCGAAGCCGGGGCCGCCGGCCTCAAGGTGCACGAAGACTGGGGTTCCACCGTCGGTGCCATCCGTACCTCGCTGGAGGCGGCCGATGAATACGACGTGCAGGTGGCCATCCACACCGACACGCTGAACGAGGGCGGTTTTGTCGAAAACACCATCGCTGCGTTTGACGGGCGCACCATCCATACCTACCACACCGAAGGCGCCGGCGGCGGCCACGCACCGGACATCATCCGGGTGGCCAGCTACAGCAACGTGCTGCCCAGCTCGACCAACCCGACCCTGCCGTTCGGCATCAACTCGCAGGCCGAACTGTTCGACATGACCATGGTGTGCCACAACCTCAACCCGAAGGTGGCAACCGACGTGGCCTTTGCCGAAAGCCGGGTCCGTCCGGAAACCATTGCCGCCGAAAACGTGCTGCACGACATGGGCGTGATCTCGATCATTTCCAGTGACTCGCAAGCCATGGGCCGGGTCGGCGAAAGCTGGGCGCGTTCGATCCAGACTGCCGACGCCATGAAGCAGGGGCGCGGCAAGCTGCCGGAAGACAATGCCGGCGACGACAACTTCCGCGTGCTGCGCTACGTGGCCAAGATCACCATCAACCCGGCCATCGCCCAGGGCATCAGCCATCTGGTCGGCTCGGTGGAAGTCGGCAAGTTCGCCGACCTTGTGTTGTGGGAGCCGGCCTTCTTCGGTGCCAAGCCGAAGTTCGTCATCAAGGGCGGCATGATTGCCTGGAGCCTGATGGGTGACCCGAACGCCTCGCTGCCGACACCGCAGCCGGTGATCTACCGCCCGATGTACGGCGCGTTTGCCTCGGCCCTGCACAAGACCTGCATCACCTTTGCCTCGCAGGCCGGCGTGGCCAACGGCATCGCCGAGCGTTACGGGCTGCAACGGCTGGTCGAGCCGGTCCGCAACACGCGCGCCATCACCAAGAACGACATGGTGCGCAATGCGCATACGCCGCACATCGAGGTCAACCCGGAAACCTTCGCCGTGATGGTGGACGGGGTACATGCCACGGTGGCGCCGATCCGCAGCGTGTCGCTGGGTCAGCTGTACTTCTTCAGCTGACCGTTGTCACGGGTGCCCGGGGGCCGGGCACCCGCAGCCAACTCACCGGGATGTGTGATGAATGCTCTGGACGTGATGTGGATCGGTATCGGCGGAGGCGCCGGATCACTGCTGCGCTGGTATGTCGGCATCAAGGTCGGCGAACGCTATCACGGCGCTTTTCCCATGGGGACGTTCCTGATCAACGTCACCGGTGCCTTCGTGATCGCCTACCTGTCGGTCCTGTTCGGCGTGGACTGGCGTGACCGGTTCGGCTCCGGCATCAACGCCGGCGTGCTGACCGGTGTCCTCGGGGGCTACACAACGTTCAGCAGCATGCAGCTGGATGCGGCGAAGCTTGCCGACTCCGGGCGCGGCAAGCTGGCGACCGGCTACCTGCTGCTGTCCACGGTGGCCGGCCTCGCTGCGGCGGTATTCGGGGCATGGCTTGCCATGCTGCAAGGCTAGGAGGACGACATGATCAACCTGGTCATACTCGTGTTCGTGGGCGGTGCCTTCGGAGCCATGTTCCGCGAATTCGTCATGCTGATGGTGCCGCACATGGCCGACGGTTTTCCGCTGGACATCTTCGTGGCCAACGTCGTGGCGAGCTTCCTGCTCGGCCTGTCCACCACCCTGCACCAGCGCGTCAAGCTCCATCACCACGTCCACACCATGATCGGTACCGGGATCATGGGCGGCCTGTCGACGTTCTCCAGCTTTGTCTGGGGAGCGGTGACCGTCATGCGCCAGCCCGGTCATTTCTGGATTTCCGTGTTTTACCTGATCGCCAGCCTGCTGGTCGGTTTCCTGATGGTGGAAGCCGGACTCAAGCTGGCCAAAAAGACTGCCGCCTGAGCGGGCAGGCATTTCTGGAATCTTCTGGGGGGAAGCACCATGCTGCTGATTGAAAACATTCTGGGCAACCGGCAGGACGCCGGCTGGCAGGAACGACTGGCCGGGCTGCACGTCGACATGCTGGCACTGGACCAGTGGGAGGCGCAGAAAAACCGTCTGCGCAAGAAAACCGTGGCCGGAGTGGAGATTGCCCTGGCCCTGCCGCGCCAGAGTCACCTGCACGATGGTGACGTACTGTTTTATGACGAGGCTGCCGGCGAGGTGATCGTGGCCAGCATCACGCTCAAGGACGTGATGGTCATCAACCTCTCCGATACCGAGGCGCTGTCGCCCGAGCTGATCGCCCGCACCTGCTTTGAACTCGGCCATGCGCTGGGCAACCAGCACTGGCCGGCCGTGGTCAAGGAAGGCCGGGTGTACGTGCCGCTGACCGTTGACCGCAAGGTGATGGAATCGGTGATGCGCACCCATTCCTTCGAGCACATCCACTACAGCTTCATGCCCGGTGCCGGCGTGATTCCGTACCTCGCCCCGCATGAAACCCGCCGCCTGTTCGGCGGAGCCGACTCGACGCCCCACAACCATGTGTCCCAGCTGGCCGGGGAGGGTGACGGCGCCAGGATGAATCTGGCTGAACACGGTCACTGCCACGAACACACCCACCAGCACGACGACGGCACCGAACACGCCCACCCGCACGAGCATACCCACCAGCACCTGCAAAGCGGAGACGACCATCACCATGCGGAAGTCCACGGCAACTTCACCCCGCACCGGCACGACCACTGACAGGAAGGGGCTGGCCATGAAGGCGATCAGTGCCACCGAATTGCTGCGCGTGCTGCAGTTTGGCGATTCGACCCTGCCGGTCGGGGCCTTCTCGTTTTCCAACAGTCTGGAATCGGCCCTGCAGGCCGGAGAAGTGCACGACGCCGATACGCTGGGGCAGTACGTCCGGGCGGCCTGCCGCCAGACTTCGGGACTGGACGGCGTGGTGCTGCTGGCAGCGCACCGGGCCGCCTGCCGGCAGGACCTTGACGGCGTACTGGCAGCCGATGAGGCACTGATGCTGCGCCGCGTGGGGGAGGAGCAGCAACTGATGACCACCCGCATGGGCAAGAAGCTCGGCGAACTGGCCTTGCGGCTGTGTCCCGCGCCGCTGACCGGCGAGTGGGTCAAGGCCATCAACGACAACGTCACGCCAGGCTGTTTTCCGGTCGGCATGGGGCTGCTGTTTGCCGGCCTGGAACTGCCCGAGCGCGATGCCTTTGCCGTCCATCACTACGGACTGGCCTCGATGATGGTGGGCGCCGCCCTGCGCATGATGCGCGTCGACCACTACGACACCCAGTCCATCCTGTTTGCGATCAATGGCGAAGTCGAGGACGAATACCTGCGGGTTGCGGGGTTCGGCCTCGGGGACATGGCCGGCTTTGCCCCGGTATTCGACGTCATGGTGGCGCACCACGTCGAATCGCACGTACGCATGTTCATGAATTAAGGCAGCACTACAACACACAACATCAGGGAGAAGTTGGCACATGAAAAAGATTACCCGTATCGGCATTGGTGGCCCGGTGGGCTCAGGCAAGACCGCCATCATCGAAGCCATCACACCGCTCATGCTCGACCTGGGCATCAAGGTGTTGATCATTACCAACGACGTGGTGACCACCGAAGACGCACGTCACGTGCAGCGCACCCTCAAGGGCGTGCTGGTGGAAGAAAAGATCATCGGCGTGGAAACCGGCGCCTGCCCGCATACGGCCGTGCGTGAAGACCCGTCGATGAACCTGGCGGCGGTGGAAGACATGGAGTCGCGCTTTCCCGACACCGACGTGGTGCTGATCGAATCCGGCGGCGACAACCTGACGCTGACCTTCAGCCCGGCGCTGGTGGATTTCTTCATCTACGTGATCGACGTGGCTGCCGGTGACAAGATTCCGCGCAAGAACGGTCCGGGCATCAGCCAGTCCGACATCCTGGTCATCAACAAGACCGACCTCGCACCCTATGTGGGGGCCAGCCTGGAGGTGATGGACCGCGATTCGAAATTCATGCGCGGCGACAAGCCTTTCATCTTCACCAACTGCAAGACCGGCGAGGGAATTCCGGAGCTGGTGCACCTGATCCACGACATGGCGCTGTTTGACGTGCCCATCAAGGAGGCATCGTGATCTTGACGGACGTCAACGCCTTCAGGAATGCCATCGCCGCGTTTGACGACGCGGCGGAACTGGCTCCGTGGCGTGCCCGCCAGCCGCAGCAGATGGCGGTGGGCATGCCCGGCAAGGTGGGCTACCTGCGGCTCGGCTTCGAGCTGCGGCACGGCCGCAGCATCCTGGCCGACCTCTACCGGGTGGCGCCGCTGCTGGTACAGCAGGCGCTGTACTGGGACGAGGCGCTGCCGGGCATGCCCTACGCCATGATCATCTCGACCGGTGGCGGCACCCTGCAAGGAGACCGGCTGGGCATCGACATCAAGGTCGGGGCCGGAGCCATGGCCCATGTCACCACGCAGGGGGCAACGCGGATTCACGAGATGGACGCCAACTATGCCGCGCAATCGCAGTCGATCGTGCTGGAAGACGGCGCCTATCTCGAATACCTGCCGGACCCGACCATCCCGTACCGGAACGCACGCTACCTGACCCGTACCCACATCACGATCGACCCCGGCGCCACGCTGCTGTACGGCGAAATCGTGATGCCGGGGCGAAAGCACCACGGTACCGGCGAACGGTTTGCCTATGACCTCTTGTCGATGGCGGTCGATGCCCGACGTCCGGACGGCACGCCGGTCTTTGCCGAAAAGATCCTGGTCGAACCGCAGCGGCAGCCGGTCGGGCTGGCCGGAATCATGGCGGGCTACGACACCTTTGCCAATGTGCTGCTGCTGGCTCCGCCCGCAGTGGCGCAGGCCGTGCGCGAGCGTTGCCCGGCCGGACGCGATGCCGGGCGGCGGCTGCTGTTCGGCGCCAGCCGGCTGCCGCGCGAGGCCGGACTGATGTACCGGGTGGTGGGATGTGAGGCACGCGAAGTACGGCGTCAGGTCCGTGAATTCTGGCGGGCCGTGCGCGAAGTGGTGACCGGGGCAGGCTTGCCGGTCGATCTGGTCAGCCGCTGAGGACTTGCTGCCGGCGGCGTTTTCCGTTGTTTTTCAGGAGACAGTCCATCATGTCTACCGCCAATCCTCCCAGCCAGTTTCTCCGCAGTTACCTGCGCGGAGCCGGGCAGGTGTTTTTCATGGAGAACGCCATCACCGGCCTCTTCTTCCTGGCCGCCATATTCTGGGCCGGTTATGTCGAAGGCCAGCCTTCGACCGCATGGGGCGGGGCAGTGGGCCTGCTGGTGGCCACCCTGACGGCGCTGATGATCGATTCGGACGACACTGCCATCGGACAGGGGCTGTTCGGCTTCAACGGCGTGCTGGTCGGGGTGGCCGTGCCGACCTTTCTGGCCGACCACCCCCTGATGTGGCTGTATCTGGTCATCGGGGCTGCCGCGTCGACCGTGGTGCTGGAAGCCTTCAACAACGTCGTGACCAAACTGTGGGGCGTGGCGGCATCGACCGGCCCGTTCGTGCTGACGACCTGGATCCTGATGCTGGCCGCCTATTCGTTTTCAACCGTGCCGATCGCCGGCATGGGGCCGCCCAAACTGCCGATGCCCAACCTGGACCAGGCACCGTTGGTCCTGGGCGGAATGGACATCCTGCTGGTGCTGCTCAAAAACGTCAGTCAGGTGTTTTTGCTGGACAATCCGGTCAGCGGCATCCTGATCGTCATCGGGATTTTCTTTGAAGACTGGAAAGCCGGGATTGCCGCCATTCTAGGGTCGATCGTGGCGCTGGTGTTTGCCTGGCTGTTCGGCGCCTCGCACCACGCCATCGTCAACGGCCTGTACGGTTTCAGCCCGGTGCTGACCGCGATTGCCTGTGGCGTGATCTTCCTGAAGCCTGGCTGGAAAACCGCCTTTTTCGCCCTGCTGGCAACCATCTTCACCGTCATTATCCAGGGGGCACTGGATACCCTGCTGGCCCCGGTGGGCATCCCGACCTTTACCGCGCCCTATGTGCTGGCCATGTGGCTGTTCACCCTGCCCAAAAAGGAACTGGCACCCCATCCGCACGCTCCGCGTTCCGATACCAAGCTCAATACCGACAGCTGAAGCCGGGTGTCCGGCCCTGACACAACCTGGTTCCGGCCTGCATGTCGTGCTCGCCGGCCCCCGTTCTGCCCGGCATCGACGGTAGCCGGCCCGAGAGAGCGGACGAGGCTTGTCCGTCCTGCCCGGGAACAGCCGTTGCCCTGAATCCGACAACACAAGGAAAAATCCGATGCATATGGCCGATGCACTGCTGTCGCCCGCTGTGGGCGTAGGCTTTTACGTAATCAGTGGCGCAGCGCTGGCGCTGGCTTCCGGCAAGCTCAAGCGGCAACTGGCGCAGCACAGCGAGCTGGTGCCCTTGATGGGGGTGCTGGGAGCGTTTGTCTTTGCTGCGCAGATGATCAATTTCTCCATTCCCGGTACCGGTTCCAGCGGCCACCTCAGCGGGGCATTGCTGCTGGCAATCCTGCTGGGGCCATGGGCCGGGGTACTGGTGGTGGCGTCGGTCCTGCTGGTGCAGGCCCTGTTTTTTGCCGATGGCGGCCTGCTGGCTTACGGTGCCAATGTGTTCAACATGGGCATCATCGGCTGTTTTGCCATTTATCCGCTGGTATTCAGGCCGCTGGCCGGCGATTACAGCCGGCGCGAACGGGTGATGGCAGCCGCCGTGATCAGCGGCATGCTGTCCGCGGCACTGGGAGCGGTCGGCGTATCGCTGGAAACCTACTGGTCCGGCATCACGGTCTTGCCGCTGCGTGAATTCCTGATGCTGATGGTGCCGATCCATCTGGCCATCGGACTGGTCGAGGGCATGATCACCGGGGCACTGGTGCTGTTTGTCCTGCGGGTCCAGCCGGATTTGCTGATGACCGGCCGGCCGGTCCGGGAGGCGGCATCCACAGGCCGTCATGTGCTGGCCAAAACGGTGTTTGTGGCTGCGCTGCTGGTGGGCGGGGTGGTGTCGTGGTTTGCCTCGGCCAATCCGGACGGGCTGGAATGGGCGATCGACCGCATGGGCGCCACCGGGCATGTTGCGAGCGAAGCGCCGCCGGATACCCTGCATGCCGCAGCCGCTGCGGTGCAGGAGAAGCTGGCCGTCATGCCTGACTACGCCCTGCCGGCCGCGGCCGGCACCGTGAAACCGGCCGGCCGGTCCGGTGAATCGCTGGTGGCGCCGCAGACTTCGCTGGCCGGCATTGTCGGCAGCCTGGCGACGCTGGGCCTGCTGGTCGGCCTGGGCCTGTTGCTGCGGCAACGGCAGCGTTGTCGTCCTTCCGTGCATCCGCATCCGTGACGGGAAAGGCGGAGATGCAAAACGGGATGCCGGACCGGCATCCCGTTTTTGTTGTCCGGGCAGGACTTACATTTTCTGTTCGATGTGCTGCCAGGTTGTTTTCAGCTTGTTCCAGAAGCTGGCTTTCCGGTCTTTCTGGCATTCCGTCACCACCATCGGGGTGACTTTCAGGGCACCGGTTTCGTCCATGACGGCATCGACCGGCTGGTGTTTCTTGTTCAGGCCTTCACTGAAATAGACGGCGTTGGGTTTGAACTGGTCGTCCAGCGTCAGGAATTCTTCGCAGGTCCATTGCGAGACGGGCTTTTTTGGCGGGGTGCCCGCCACGCTCATGGTTGCAAACAGGGCCAGTGCCAGGCCGGACAGGGCGAGAGAACGCTGCATGGTGGATCCTTTTCTTCGTGATCAGAATTGTCGATGACGACTTTTTCA of the Laribacter hongkongensis DSM 14985 genome contains:
- a CDS encoding energy-coupling factor ABC transporter permease, with the translated sequence MHMADALLSPAVGVGFYVISGAALALASGKLKRQLAQHSELVPLMGVLGAFVFAAQMINFSIPGTGSSGHLSGALLLAILLGPWAGVLVVASVLLVQALFFADGGLLAYGANVFNMGIIGCFAIYPLVFRPLAGDYSRRERVMAAAVISGMLSAALGAVGVSLETYWSGITVLPLREFLMLMVPIHLAIGLVEGMITGALVLFVLRVQPDLLMTGRPVREAASTGRHVLAKTVFVAALLVGGVVSWFASANPDGLEWAIDRMGATGHVASEAPPDTLHAAAAAVQEKLAVMPDYALPAAAGTVKPAGRSGESLVAPQTSLAGIVGSLATLGLLVGLGLLLRQRQRCRPSVHPHP
- a CDS encoding urease subunit alpha yields the protein MSTISRQQYADLFGPTTGDKIRLGDTSLFVSIEKDLRTYGDEAVYGGGKTLRDGMGMDNELTSIGGAPDLLITNVTIIDAVLGVIKADVGIKDGRICGIGKAGNPSTMPGVTPSLAVGPATDAISGEHLILTAGGIDAHVHMISPQQAEAALSNGITTLFGGGLGPTDGTNGTTITSGTWNLEMMMRSFDALPINVGLLGKGNSSGMKPIVEQIEAGAAGLKVHEDWGSTVGAIRTSLEAADEYDVQVAIHTDTLNEGGFVENTIAAFDGRTIHTYHTEGAGGGHAPDIIRVASYSNVLPSSTNPTLPFGINSQAELFDMTMVCHNLNPKVATDVAFAESRVRPETIAAENVLHDMGVISIISSDSQAMGRVGESWARSIQTADAMKQGRGKLPEDNAGDDNFRVLRYVAKITINPAIAQGISHLVGSVEVGKFADLVLWEPAFFGAKPKFVIKGGMIAWSLMGDPNASLPTPQPVIYRPMYGAFASALHKTCITFASQAGVANGIAERYGLQRLVEPVRNTRAITKNDMVRNAHTPHIEVNPETFAVMVDGVHATVAPIRSVSLGQLYFFS
- a CDS encoding urease subunit gamma translates to MHLTPRELDKLMIYCLAEVAHKRKAQGIKLNHPESVAVISAAALDGARAGKTVEDVMKDAATVLTRDDVMEGVPEMIPLVQVEAVFTDGSRLVTVHSPIQ
- the crcB gene encoding fluoride efflux transporter CrcB; translation: MINLVILVFVGGAFGAMFREFVMLMVPHMADGFPLDIFVANVVASFLLGLSTTLHQRVKLHHHVHTMIGTGIMGGLSTFSSFVWGAVTVMRQPGHFWISVFYLIASLLVGFLMVEAGLKLAKKTAA
- a CDS encoding urease accessory protein UreF, whose amino-acid sequence is MKAISATELLRVLQFGDSTLPVGAFSFSNSLESALQAGEVHDADTLGQYVRAACRQTSGLDGVVLLAAHRAACRQDLDGVLAADEALMLRRVGEEQQLMTTRMGKKLGELALRLCPAPLTGEWVKAINDNVTPGCFPVGMGLLFAGLELPERDAFAVHHYGLASMMVGAALRMMRVDHYDTQSILFAINGEVEDEYLRVAGFGLGDMAGFAPVFDVMVAHHVESHVRMFMN
- a CDS encoding arginine/lysine/ornithine decarboxylase — protein: MRFRFPIVIIDEDFRSENTSGSGIRELASAIEGHGMEVIGYTSYGDLTAFAQQQSRAAGFILSIDDEEFHTADSTDAALGKLYGFVAEIRRRNPDIPVYLYGETRTARHIPNDILRELHGFIHMHEDTPDFVARHIIRETKSYLDTLAPPFFRALVDYANDGSYSWHCPGHSGGVAFLKSPVGQMFHQFFGENMLRADVCNAVDELGQLLDHTGPVAASERNAARIFSCDHLFFVTNGTSTSNKIVWHSTVAAGDIVLVDRNCHKSNLHAIMMTGAIPVFLMPTRNHYGIIGPIPKSEFSLENIRRKILANPFAREALAKNPDAKPRILTLTQSTYDGILYNVEEIKGLLDGEVDTLHFDEAWLPHASFHDFYGDFHAIGEDRPRCKESMIFSTQSTHKLLAGLSQASQILVQDPENRQLDVPSFNEAYLMHTSTSPQYAIIASCDVAAAMMEQPGGQALVEESLVEALDFRRAMRKVDDEYGRDWWFRVWGPEELSDDGICDPADWQLKPEDRWHGFAGIEEGFNLLDPIKATLLTPGLDVDGSFEEMGIPAAIVTKYLTEHGVVVEKTGLYSFFIMFTIGITKGRWNTLISLLQQFKDDFDKNQPMWRIMPEFVARHPQYERVGLRDLCQKIHQLYARHDIARLTTEIYLSEMEPAMKPSEAFAKTAHREIERVPVDELLGRVTAVLLTPYPPGIPLLIPGERFNRTIVDYLKFVQDFNRELPGFETDVHGLVATERDGRKVYCVDCVY
- the hdeA gene encoding acid-activated periplasmic chaperone HdeA, giving the protein MQRSLALSGLALALFATMSVAGTPPKKPVSQWTCEEFLTLDDQFKPNAVYFSEGLNKKHQPVDAVMDETGALKVTPMVVTECQKDRKASFWNKLKTTWQHIEQKM
- a CDS encoding fluoride efflux transporter FluC, which codes for MNALDVMWIGIGGGAGSLLRWYVGIKVGERYHGAFPMGTFLINVTGAFVIAYLSVLFGVDWRDRFGSGINAGVLTGVLGGYTTFSSMQLDAAKLADSGRGKLATGYLLLSTVAGLAAAVFGAWLAMLQG
- the ureE gene encoding urease accessory protein UreE (involved in the assembly of the urease metallocenter; possible nickel donor), with amino-acid sequence MLLIENILGNRQDAGWQERLAGLHVDMLALDQWEAQKNRLRKKTVAGVEIALALPRQSHLHDGDVLFYDEAAGEVIVASITLKDVMVINLSDTEALSPELIARTCFELGHALGNQHWPAVVKEGRVYVPLTVDRKVMESVMRTHSFEHIHYSFMPGAGVIPYLAPHETRRLFGGADSTPHNHVSQLAGEGDGARMNLAEHGHCHEHTHQHDDGTEHAHPHEHTHQHLQSGDDHHHAEVHGNFTPHRHDH
- a CDS encoding urease subunit beta; its protein translation is MTQYIPPGGIVFADGPIELNAGRPVTRLVVRNTGDRPIQVGSHFHFFEINAALEFDREQAFGKRLDIPATTAIRFEPGDEREVDLVPLAGKRRVYGFNNLVDGWTGGDEAKNVYQPRKAEALRRMELLGFKHRKA
- the yut gene encoding urea transporter encodes the protein MSTANPPSQFLRSYLRGAGQVFFMENAITGLFFLAAIFWAGYVEGQPSTAWGGAVGLLVATLTALMIDSDDTAIGQGLFGFNGVLVGVAVPTFLADHPLMWLYLVIGAAASTVVLEAFNNVVTKLWGVAASTGPFVLTTWILMLAAYSFSTVPIAGMGPPKLPMPNLDQAPLVLGGMDILLVLLKNVSQVFLLDNPVSGILIVIGIFFEDWKAGIAAILGSIVALVFAWLFGASHHAIVNGLYGFSPVLTAIACGVIFLKPGWKTAFFALLATIFTVIIQGALDTLLAPVGIPTFTAPYVLAMWLFTLPKKELAPHPHAPRSDTKLNTDS
- the ureG gene encoding urease accessory protein UreG, whose product is MKKITRIGIGGPVGSGKTAIIEAITPLMLDLGIKVLIITNDVVTTEDARHVQRTLKGVLVEEKIIGVETGACPHTAVREDPSMNLAAVEDMESRFPDTDVVLIESGGDNLTLTFSPALVDFFIYVIDVAAGDKIPRKNGPGISQSDILVINKTDLAPYVGASLEVMDRDSKFMRGDKPFIFTNCKTGEGIPELVHLIHDMALFDVPIKEAS
- a CDS encoding urease accessory protein UreD, which translates into the protein MILTDVNAFRNAIAAFDDAAELAPWRARQPQQMAVGMPGKVGYLRLGFELRHGRSILADLYRVAPLLVQQALYWDEALPGMPYAMIISTGGGTLQGDRLGIDIKVGAGAMAHVTTQGATRIHEMDANYAAQSQSIVLEDGAYLEYLPDPTIPYRNARYLTRTHITIDPGATLLYGEIVMPGRKHHGTGERFAYDLLSMAVDARRPDGTPVFAEKILVEPQRQPVGLAGIMAGYDTFANVLLLAPPAVAQAVRERCPAGRDAGRRLLFGASRLPREAGLMYRVVGCEAREVRRQVREFWRAVREVVTGAGLPVDLVSR